Within Micromonospora narathiwatensis, the genomic segment GAGATGCCCGGGCGCGAGGTACTGCCCAGCACGCTGCGGCGCTCCCCGGACAAGGCGCAGCGGACCTGGGAGAAGACGCACGATTCGGCCGTGGAGACGTACGGCGAGGGGGAGCGGGCGCACCGCACCGCGTTCGCCGCGGTGAAGCACGAGTTCGAGAAGGTCGGTGACCACTGGGAGCCGAAGGGACGCAAGGGCCCGAGCGACCAGCAGGCCGCCGGAGGTGGCCCGGTCCGGCGGGCACCGACCGCCGTCGGGGTGGACGCCAACGCGCCCAAGGAGCACCTGATGGCGGTCGCCAAGAAACTGGACGTGCCGGGCCGGTCCCGGATGACCAAGCCGGAACTGGTCAAGGCGATCCAGAAGGCGAACGACAAGGCGACCCGCGAGGCGCGCGGCGGTCGCTGACCACGCTCGACGTGACGGGAGCCCGGGACCGGTCCCGGGCTCCGGTTCACGTCCTCACCAGTGGCCGCCGCCGGGCGCCTCGATGTGCACGGCCTTCACCGTGGTGAACTCGTCGAGCAGTTCCGGGCCGTACCCGAAACCCTGGCCGCTGCCGCGGCGCGGCTGCGCGGCACCGCCCGGCGCGCCCCCGAAAACCGCGTTGATCTTGACCGTGCCCACCGGCAGCTCCCGCCAGGCCCGGTGGGCGTGGCTCATCGACCCGGTCAGCACCGTGGCGGCCAGCCCGTACGGGGAATCGGCCGCGCAGCGCAGCCCCTCGCTGAACGAGTCGACCACGACCACCGGGGCGACCGGCCCGAACGTCTCCTCGCGGACCAGGGCCATCTCGTGCCGGCAGTCGGCGACCACGGTCGCCGGATAGAAGGCGCCCGGTCCGTCCGGAATCTCCCCGCCGGTGCGCACCCGCGCCCCCTCGGCCGCCGCCGCGGTGACCTGCCCGTGCACGTGGTCCCGGTGCCGCCGGTCGACCAGCGGCCCGAGCCGCGTGCCCGGATCCCGGCCCGGGCCCAGCCGGAGCGCCTCGGCCCGCTCGACCAGCGCGTCGACGAAGTCCTCCGCGACGTCCCGGTGCACGTAGATCCGTTCCACCGCGACGCAGATCTGCCCGGCGTTGGCGAAGCAGCCCAGCGCCGCCTGCTCGGCCGCCCAGATCGGATCGATGCCGGCGTCCACCACCAGCGGGTCGCTGCCGCCGTTCTCCAGCAGCACCTTCGCGCCGGTGCGGGCGCCGGCGGCGGCGATCGACCGGCCGGTGGCGGTGGCCCCGACGTGGGCGACCACGTCCACGTCCTGCCCGGCCAGCGCCGCGCCCACCTCGCCGCCGCCGGTGAGCAGCGACAGCACGCCGGCCGGCAGCGCGGAGTCCAGGGCCCTGGCGAGCAGCCAGCCGGTGGCGGGCGTGCGTTCGCTCGGCTTGTAGAGCACCACGTTGCCGGTGACCAGGGCCGCGCCGAGCAGCCCGCAGGAGACCGCCAACGGGTCGTTCCAGGGGGTGATCGCGGCGACCACGCCGCGCGGCTCGGGGGCCATGAAGTCGAGCGCGGAGTGGGGGCCGTGCAGCGTCCGCCCACCGCGCACCGGGCCCAGCTCCGCGTACTGCCGGAGGGTCCCGACGCCGGCCGCCACGCCGCCGCGCGCGTCGTCCAGCGGCTTGCCCATCTC encodes:
- a CDS encoding aldehyde dehydrogenase family protein, producing MYTVAQLIGGVWGAGGAGGELVVRDPADGSPVTTVPVATADEVAKAVEAARGAAAEWAATAPAERAAALHRAADAVAAVAEELAQATTAEMGKPLDDARGGVAAGVGTLRQYAELGPVRGGRTLHGPHSALDFMAPEPRGVVAAITPWNDPLAVSCGLLGAALVTGNVVLYKPSERTPATGWLLARALDSALPAGVLSLLTGGGEVGAALAGQDVDVVAHVGATATGRSIAAAGARTGAKVLLENGGSDPLVVDAGIDPIWAAEQAALGCFANAGQICVAVERIYVHRDVAEDFVDALVERAEALRLGPGRDPGTRLGPLVDRRHRDHVHGQVTAAAAEGARVRTGGEIPDGPGAFYPATVVADCRHEMALVREETFGPVAPVVVVDSFSEGLRCAADSPYGLAATVLTGSMSHAHRAWRELPVGTVKINAVFGGAPGGAAQPRRGSGQGFGYGPELLDEFTTVKAVHIEAPGGGHW
- a CDS encoding ChaB family protein yields the protein MPGREVLPSTLRRSPDKAQRTWEKTHDSAVETYGEGERAHRTAFAAVKHEFEKVGDHWEPKGRKGPSDQQAAGGGPVRRAPTAVGVDANAPKEHLMAVAKKLDVPGRSRMTKPELVKAIQKANDKATREARGGR